ACCGCCACTACCGCGATGCTGACGATCCACAATATGGCCACCTGGATGGTGACGACCTGGGGCACTGAGGCGTTTCGCGCCGAATGGTCTGAGGCCCTCACAACGGGTGCCAAGTTGGCCTCATACTGCCTGACCGAGCCCGGTGCCGGCAGTGATGCCGCGTCACTCACCACCAAGGCTGTGCGTGAAGGCGATGAGTACGTGATTAACGGCAGCAAAATGTTTATTTCAGGCGCCGGTGCCACCGAGCTTTTGGTGGTGATGTGCCGCACCGGAGAAGCCGGTCCCAAAGGTATTTCTGCCATTGCCATCCCCGCCGATGCCGAGGGTGTCATTTACGGCAAGGCCGAAGACAAGATGGGCTGGAACGCCCAGCCAACCCGCCTTATCACGTTTGAAAACGTGCGCGTACCGGTGCAAAACCTGCTGGGTGAAGAAGGCCAGGGCTTTACCTTCGCCATGAAGGGCCTCGATGGCGGCCGTATCAATATCGCCACCTGCTCCGTAGGTACCGCACAGGCTGCCCTGGAGCGCTCAATCGCGTACATGAACGAGCGTAAGCAGTTTGGCAAGCCGCTGGCGGCCTTCCAGGCGCTGCAATTCAAGCTCGCCGACATGGCCACTGAGCTGGTGGCTGCGCGTCAGATGGTACGTCTTGCGGCCTTTAAACTGGATAGCCAGGACCCGGAAGCCACGGCCTACTGCGCCATGGCCAAACGTTTTGCCACCGACATCGGCTTTGCCGTGTGCGACGCTGCACTGCAAATTCATGGTGGCTATGGTTATATCCGTGAGTATCCGCTGGAGCGTCATTTCCGTGACGTGCGGGTACACCAGATCCTGGAAGGCACCAACGAAATCATGCGTCTCATCATTTCCCGTCGTCTGCTGGACGAAAACGCCAACGACATCCTCTGATTTGCCAGTGATTTCGATTGAATAGAGACTTCGACAGAAAAGGAATAACAGCCATGGCATTTTTGATTGAACGTATCGAAGGCAATACCGCCATCCTCACCATCAGCAATCCTCCGGCCAATACCTGGACCCGTGAGAGCCTGAATGAGCTGAAGGAAAAGGTACTCGAGCTGAATGATAACAATGAGATTTACGCGCTGGTGTTGACCGGCGAAGGGGAGAAGTTCTTTTCCGCGGGCGCTGATTTGAAACTCTTTGCCGACGGCGACAAGGGCAATGCCGCCACCATGGCCAAGGCCTTCGGTGAAGCCTTTGAAACCTTGAGCGCCTTCCGTGGCGTGTCCATCGCGGCCATCAATGGCTATGCCATGGGCGGAGGCCTCGAAGTGGCGCTGGCCTGTGATATCCGTATCGCCGAAATTCAGGCAGTAATGGCACTGCCCGAAGCCACAGTGGGCCTCTTGCCCTGCGCCGGTGGTACCCAAAACCTGACTGCCCTGGTGGGCGAGGGCTGGGCCAAACGCATGATCCTCTGTGGTGAGCGTATCGATGCCACCAAGGCGCTGAATCTTGGGCTGGTAGAAGAGGTGGTGGAGAAGGGCGAGTCCCTGAGTGCCGCCATCGCCCTGGCCGCCAAGGTTGCCAAGCAAAGCCCATCTGCCGTGGCCGTGTGCAAAAAGCTTATTCAGAGTGGGCGCAATATGCCACGCACCCAGGCACTGCCGCTGGAGCGTGAACTCTTTGTTGGTCTTTTTGATACCGAAGATCAAGCCGAAGGGGTGAATGCCTTCCTCGAGAAGCGTGCCGCCCAGTGGAAAAACCGCTGAGGCCTTGCCTTGGACATGACATTACGCAAGGAGCGAGCATGACACAGAAAGTTGTATTTCAAACCCTGGGGACCGCCTCGGGCAAGCAGATAGGTGTGGCGACGCTCAATGTGGAAGCCGCACTCAATGCGCT
This portion of the Shewanella amazonensis SB2B genome encodes:
- a CDS encoding acyl-CoA dehydrogenase family protein, which codes for MDFNFNEDQRQFADLARQFAADELTPFAAKWDEEHHFPKDVIQKAGELGFCSLYSPESEGGMGLSRLDASIIFEELSKGCTATTAMLTIHNMATWMVTTWGTEAFRAEWSEALTTGAKLASYCLTEPGAGSDAASLTTKAVREGDEYVINGSKMFISGAGATELLVVMCRTGEAGPKGISAIAIPADAEGVIYGKAEDKMGWNAQPTRLITFENVRVPVQNLLGEEGQGFTFAMKGLDGGRINIATCSVGTAQAALERSIAYMNERKQFGKPLAAFQALQFKLADMATELVAARQMVRLAAFKLDSQDPEATAYCAMAKRFATDIGFAVCDAALQIHGGYGYIREYPLERHFRDVRVHQILEGTNEIMRLIISRRLLDENANDIL
- a CDS encoding enoyl-CoA hydratase — protein: MAFLIERIEGNTAILTISNPPANTWTRESLNELKEKVLELNDNNEIYALVLTGEGEKFFSAGADLKLFADGDKGNAATMAKAFGEAFETLSAFRGVSIAAINGYAMGGGLEVALACDIRIAEIQAVMALPEATVGLLPCAGGTQNLTALVGEGWAKRMILCGERIDATKALNLGLVEEVVEKGESLSAAIALAAKVAKQSPSAVAVCKKLIQSGRNMPRTQALPLERELFVGLFDTEDQAEGVNAFLEKRAAQWKNR